The nucleotide sequence GACTCCAGCCTCTACAGGAGCGCCTCACTCAAGGGAGTCTCCCAGTTTCTGGCTCCTGCCTCTTCTGATGACCCTCTGCTGAGGGTCTGCTTCCATCTGGCTGCCACCGACGTCTGCAAGAAGCATTAGCATTTGGTAGGtcttccccctccccgcccccgccaagGTAACCTAGCTGCCAAAAGGCAACACAGATCAAAacaagcatattttatttattgaccaCCTTGGCCCAGATCTTTCTCCGAGCCCCAGTCAGAACTCCATTATGGCCCATTATGTAGCATTTGTCTTCCCAGACCAAGTCATGAACTAATTAAAGAGTGAAGCTTGTATCTCAATATGCTGTTACCAGCAAGGTGTGGAGAACTTGACAGTATCCTAGCCTAGACAGGACACAGTTGGAAAACGACTGGGTGCTGTTCAGCTTTCTAATAAAGAACCACATAACGAGACCTACTTGCCACCAAATGGAGGTGAAGGACCACCACAGGCCCCCATCTGGGTACGAGGGAGCAGAGCACCATACGGCTCTCTGAGCTGAGAATGCCCGGTTCTTGCCCCGTGAGCCAGGGAAGTAAGTTCTGGAGAGAAGGGGGGGCAAAGAAGCACCCCACGCATGTGCCTATTTGGGCGCTGTCTTAGCTCGTGGTCTCGAGATGGCTGAGTCAGCGTCTACATTCGCCTCAGGGCTGCAGGCCCCTCGACACCTGTCAGAGAGCCATAGTGCGTCTGAGAGAATTCTCAGCTGTCCTCTGCCTGGAGGCTTCTCATTCCGGAATGACCCTCAAGTGCACCCATTTTTAATGCTGTTCCTGGCCGAGGTCTTTGGGAAACTGGGGGTGGCGGCTCGGTGTTTGGAGGTGGCCTCGTAGGCTGCAGGGTGGAGACTGGTCACTAGAGGGCCCACAGGAGGCCTAGCGGCCGGCCTGCACTCAGGCTCTTGCCTCTGGCCCTGACATGGTGTCGGCACCACCAGTTGGGGGTCCTTGGTAAGGATCACTCCATGAGCACAGTCTCATTCTCCCACAACAGCCCTGAGGTCCCTTGTGAAGTCTTGGTCCTTCCCTGACCGGCATCCTGTCATCTCAATGGCTTGGTCTCCAAGATGTGAAACACTTGTTCtcaggggtccctggctggctcagacgcTAGAGTAcacaggttttgatctcagggtcatgagttcaagtcccatactGGGCATAGAGCTCCACAAAGCGGGGATTTGGAAGCACCCTTGTCCTCCCCCACTCACACTGCAGAGAGTCCCCAACTTGACACTAAAAACATCTACCGGAGtcgtcttgtgtgtgtgtgtgtgtgtgtgtatgagttgaattactttttttttaatttgtttattttcagtgtaacagtgttcattgtttttgcaccacacccagtgctccactcagtacgtgccctccctattacccaccacctggttcctcaacctcccacccctccgccccttcaaaaccctctggttgtttttcagagtccatagtctctcatggttcgtctccccttccagtttccctcaactccctctcctctccatctccccatgtccaccgtgttctttgttatgctccacaaataagtgagaccatatgatacttgactctctctgcttgacttatttcactcagcataatttcttccagtcccgtccatgttgctacaaaagttgggtattcatcctttctgatggaggcgtaatactccatcgtgtatatggaccacatcttccttatccattcatccgttgaagggcatcttggttctttccacagtttggcgaccatggccattgctgcaataaacattggggtacagatggctcttcttttcactacatctgtatctttgggtaactacccagcagtgcaattgcagggtcatagggaagctctattcttaatttcttgaggaatcgccacactgttctccaaagtggctgtaccaacttgcattcccaccaacagtgtaagagggttcccctttctccacatcctctccaacacaccttgtttcctgtcttgctaattttggccattctaactggtgtcaggtggtatctcaatgtagttttaatttgaatctccttgatggttagtgatgatgaacattttttcatgtgtctgatagccattttaatgtcttcgttggagaactgtctgttcatatcttctgcccattttttgatatgattatctgttttgtgtgtgttgaatttgagaagttcttttttttttttttaagattttatttatttatttgacagacagagatcacaagtaggcagagaggcaggctccccgctgagcagagagcccgatgtgggactcgatcccaggaccctgggatcatgacctgagccgaaggcagcggcttaacccactgagccacccaggcgcccgagtttgagaagttctttatagatcctctACCGGAGCCTTCTCTGCAGTGCTCACTGCTGCTCTGCGGGCCACATTCCAGCCTAGATGTGGCAGACTCCCATTGTGTCTCTCCTCGGGCTTCCGGGTGCATTCTCTGCAGAGAGGAGGTCATGCTTGCCCATGCACGAGTCCTAGGGCCCTGTGTGTGTTGGACAGGCACGTCTACCAGCTCCACCTGCCCTCGTGTTGCTGTCCGCCCAACAAGAGTTCCTGCGGGCCCGGGTGGGGTTGCGGTTTGATGATGGCTTCTGGAAGCTCTGTACCTCAAGACTCCAGggtggggctcctgagtggctcagtgggttaagcatttgccttccgcTGCAGTCATttgtcccgcattgggctccctgctcagcagggagtttgcctctgtccctctccccgcttgttctctctcaaataaagaaaatcttagaaaacagAGACCACAGGGAGATGGGACTCGGGCAGTAATGGCCTGTCACCTGCCGCTGTGTGCCTCATGTCCTTTCACACCTATCTCCAACTGCCCAGTCTGCCTGGGCACATTTCTAGTTACTGGACACAGTTGTGAGTTTTCTCCCCGACGGCAGCTCACGGGGCCATGTGCATTCAGGGACCACAGCCTGGGGCCAGCTCTGGGGGCCCGTGCTCCTCTGTTTTGAGCAGGTGAGCTGTTAACTTTCACTTTGGGTTTGTTGTTTCAGAGCATGAGAACAAGGGAGAGAACCCGAAGAGGGATTTGAGTCTGAAGCCCTTTCTTTCAGAGGAAGTATCCGGGGTTCTGGGGGAAACACCCTCAAGCCAGCCTGATCACAGACCTTACAAAGCCGAGCGAAGCTGCGATGTGAGCCCAAGCCCCGGCGGCCCACCTGGAGCTCAGGTCTCCAGCCGGAGTGTGCCTGCCCCTCCACAGCAGGGTGTCCCCAGCGGGGAGAGGCCCTACAAGTGCACCGAGTGCGGGAAGTGCTTCGGCCGCAGCTCCCATCTGCTGCAGCACCAGCGAACCCACACCGGGGAGAAGCCCTACGTGTGCGGCGTGTGCGGGAAGGCCTTCAGCCAGAGCTCCGTCCTCAGCAAGCACCGGAGAATCCACACGGGCGAGAAGCCCTACGAGTGCAACGAGTGCGGCAAGGCCTTCCGCGTGAGCTCGGACCTGGCGCAGCACCACAAGATCCACACGGGTGAGAAGCCGCACGAGTGTCTGGAGTGCAGAAAGGCCTTCACGCAGCTCTCGCACCTCATCCAGCACCAGCGCATCCACACGGGCGAGCGGCCCTACGTGTGCCCGCTGTGCGGCAAGGCCTTCAACCACAGCACGGTGCTGCGCAGCCACCAGCGCGTGCACACGGGCGAGAAGCCACACGAGTGCGCGCAGTGCGGCCGCGCCTTCAGCGTCAAGCGCACACTCCTGCAGCACCAGCGCGTGCACACGGGCGAGAAGCCCTACACGTGCAGCGAGTGCGGCCGTGCCTTCAGCGACCGCTCGGTGCTCATCCAGCACCACAACGTGCACACGGGCGAGAAGCCGTACGAGTGCGGCGAGTGCGGCAAGGCCTTCAGCCACCGCTCGACGCTCATGAACCACGAGCGCATCCACACGGAGGAGAAGCCGTACGGCTGCTACGCCTGCGGCAAGGCCTTCGTGCAGCACTCGCACCTGACGCAGCACCAGCGCGTGCACACGGGCGAGAAGCCGTACGTGTGCGGCGAGTGCGGACACGCGTTCAGCGCGCGGCGCTCGCTGGTGCAGCACGAGCGCATCCACACGGGCGAGCGGCCGTTCCGCTGCGCGCAGTGCGGCAAGGCCTTCAGCCTCAAGGCCACGCTGATCGTGCACCTGCGGACACACACGGGCGAGCGGCCCTACGAGTGCAGCCGCTGCGGCAAGGCCTTCAGCCAGTACTCGGTGCTCATCCAGCACCAGCGCATCCACACGGGCGAGCGGCCCTACGAGTGCGCCGAGTGCGGCCGCGCCTTCAACCAGCACGGCCACCTGATCCAGCACCAGAAGGTGCACGCGAAGCTCTGAGCCCCCCGGCTCCGCGCGAGGGGCGGCCGGCAGCGCGGCCCCGGGGAGCCCCGAAGAGCGGCCCAGGGCGCGGCGGGCGGAGGAGCCAGCGGGAGGCTGTCGCGGCCCTCGTGGGTGCGGGGCCGGACGTGCTGGCGGGAGAGCGTGAGGCTCAGGGCCGCAGCAGCAGTTCCCGCCGTCTGAGGAAGGTCGCTCTTCCAACGGGTCATGCCCTTTCCAAAGACAACAGCTGCTCAAACTGCCGCACGTAAGTTTGGGTTGTTTGCACTATTGTTAGACCACTGCGGTGTTGTGTGGATGAAGAGTATCTCCGTGTAATACGGCTAGAAACCCTACGTGTGTGCCGCCACTTGTTCTCTGCGAACAAAGGAAACAGCCTAAGGATGGATTAGGGAGAAATGCTGTGAACTCAGAAAACACTTCAGCTGCTGTCTGACCTTTATTCCAGATCAGAAGGAATGTCCCAAGTGAAAATTCAGCTCAGAAATGGATCTTTGTCTCAAAACCTAGCCTTATGACTTACAGACCTTATGCCCCGGAGATCATGGGATGCCTGGGACCTCCAGACCCTGTGGGTTGGAGGggagctctgcactcagagcCCAGACCTCATAGCCACTGTGGTACTCAAAAGACAGTTCAttggtacatatttttaaaacctaaaattatCAAATTcaaattgcttttttattatCTGAAATTTCCATTCCtatatttgagggtttttttttttactcctgaTTGCAAAAGTGTCTAATATCCATTTTCATATACTGTAACGAATCTggattattcataatttttaaaagattttatttatttatttgacagagatcacaagtaggcagagaggcagcagaaagaggaggaagcaggctcccctctgagcagagagcccgatgcagggcttgatcccaggaccctgagatcatgacctcagctgaaagcagaggcttaacccactgagccacccaggcgcccttattcataatttttttcatagttttttaaagatttcatttatttgacagagatcacaagcaggcagagaggcaggcagagagggggagaagcaggctccccgctaagcagagagcccgacgcagggctcgatcccagaaccctggaatcatgacctgagccgaaggctgaggctttaacccactgagccacccagacgccccttcataatttttaaaaaacattttatttatctgacaaaggcatcgagagaaggaacacaagcatggggacaggaagaaacaggctccccgctgagcagagagcccgatgcgaggcttgatcctgggacccagggatcatgacccgagccaaaggcagacgcctaaggactgagccacccagacatctctagtttattcataatttttaagtttttccctCTCTGTTGAAAACAGCTTCTCGGGAGAAATGAAGGACTGTGACCCTTAGGTCCACAGCGGTACACTGACGCACATAGACACTCGTTCTCCCCTCTCTGTGATGCAGGTGGGAGGAGCCATCATCACAGGTGAAACTCTGGAAGCTGAGGCAGCAGGTGTACTGCAGAGAGGAGATGGGCTCCTCCTGAAAGGACTCGACATCACTGATGTGTAGAGCAGAGCAGCTGGGACGACAGGCGCTAAAGCAACAAGCAGACAGGACTTGGGATCACTGAGGAGATGCTAGAGGGAGGATGAACTCGCTGAGACGCTCCTTCCGAGACAGCTGAACCTCCAAGGAGATGCTGTCCAGGCTGGTGTGAGGCAGAGGGGCTAAATCCCTCCAGTCCTCAGGTGTTAGGTGTAGGCAGTAGCTGAAGTCACTGGCCCACGGGGAAGCTGCCGCCCCCGGCCGGCAGAGCCCATAGCTGGCGTCTGACTCAGCGGCTGCCCCTCAGAGCCCACCACTACTCAGGGCACAGTTCCTAACCCTGCGGAGAGTTACAGTGAGAAATAGTCACGTTCTAGTCAAGACGAGAATAAGAGTTCAGGTAAACACAATGTACAGAAATACTTGTTTGGAAAAACGCCGCATGTGCCACAGGACAACGTACGTGAAACAGTACAAGTCATTCTGGATTGCTAAATGCACCAAATATAGGGTTTGCGGGGAAATCTGCAAAATGCATAGTTTGCTTTTCGACCTTAAAAGAAGTGTACCTGCTACCACTCTGCCTTTTCTTCCTGCTGACCTGTCCCTGGCTCATTCATTGGCAAGTGCACAGGTCCGGGTGTCTCTGGAGGTGGGAGGTGAGCTTCAGTGCCCTGATCCCTGGGGAGGGTCCCTGGGCCATGCATTTTTGTCACTCGCCCCTCCAAGGATCAGGACGTAGCACAGAACCTGCTGGAACATATGGGCAGTCTGCGGTTTTGAAAGTGGCATCAGGCACCAAAATGACCTTTGGGATCCCTTCaccctgttttttgttgttgttgttgttttgttttaaagattttatttatttatttgacagacagaaatcacaagcagacaaagggaggcgggggggggggaaagcaggctccccgccgagcagagagcccgatgcgggactcaatcccaggaccccgagatcatgacccgagtggaaggcagaggcttaacccactgagccacccaggcgcccc is from Meles meles chromosome 1, mMelMel3.1 paternal haplotype, whole genome shotgun sequence and encodes:
- the ZNF250 gene encoding zinc finger protein 250 isoform X1, giving the protein MAAARLLPPPAGPQPLSFQAKVTFEDVAVLLSQEEWDRLGPAQRGLYRHVMMETYGNVVSLGLPGSKPNVISQLERGEEPWVLDGQGAEETRGLGSGRSDSYRREPTTAWMRQDSSPCPWEHENKGENPKRDLSLKPFLSEEVSGVLGETPSSQPDHRPYKAERSCDVSPSPGGPPGAQVSSRSVPAPPQQGVPSGERPYKCTECGKCFGRSSHLLQHQRTHTGEKPYVCGVCGKAFSQSSVLSKHRRIHTGEKPYECNECGKAFRVSSDLAQHHKIHTGEKPHECLECRKAFTQLSHLIQHQRIHTGERPYVCPLCGKAFNHSTVLRSHQRVHTGEKPHECAQCGRAFSVKRTLLQHQRVHTGEKPYTCSECGRAFSDRSVLIQHHNVHTGEKPYECGECGKAFSHRSTLMNHERIHTEEKPYGCYACGKAFVQHSHLTQHQRVHTGEKPYVCGECGHAFSARRSLVQHERIHTGERPFRCAQCGKAFSLKATLIVHLRTHTGERPYECSRCGKAFSQYSVLIQHQRIHTGERPYECAECGRAFNQHGHLIQHQKVHAKL
- the ZNF250 gene encoding zinc finger protein 250 isoform X2, with the protein product MAAARLLPPPAGPQAKVTFEDVAVLLSQEEWDRLGPAQRGLYRHVMMETYGNVVSLGLPGSKPNVISQLERGEEPWVLDGQGAEETRGLGSGRSDSYRREPTTAWMRQDSSPCPWEHENKGENPKRDLSLKPFLSEEVSGVLGETPSSQPDHRPYKAERSCDVSPSPGGPPGAQVSSRSVPAPPQQGVPSGERPYKCTECGKCFGRSSHLLQHQRTHTGEKPYVCGVCGKAFSQSSVLSKHRRIHTGEKPYECNECGKAFRVSSDLAQHHKIHTGEKPHECLECRKAFTQLSHLIQHQRIHTGERPYVCPLCGKAFNHSTVLRSHQRVHTGEKPHECAQCGRAFSVKRTLLQHQRVHTGEKPYTCSECGRAFSDRSVLIQHHNVHTGEKPYECGECGKAFSHRSTLMNHERIHTEEKPYGCYACGKAFVQHSHLTQHQRVHTGEKPYVCGECGHAFSARRSLVQHERIHTGERPFRCAQCGKAFSLKATLIVHLRTHTGERPYECSRCGKAFSQYSVLIQHQRIHTGERPYECAECGRAFNQHGHLIQHQKVHAKL